tttttatgataaGTTAAAGCGCACAAATAaatttctattaatacaaaaagataatagtaactacaattacaacttcaaaaaatgttagaagcataacaataatttatagatcatgttatattgtcgattctcgatcgatattcatgaatccatattttatgattatctattattttatattagcaGTGTGGttaattaacattaaaaatataatcattaataggaatcgaattataattatactctgatatataaaattattacagttcaattggataacatgatttaaattaaaataaatatgtcacaaataataagttttactaaataaaattttcattaaataaagaaacatattatgatatgcataattcaatataacaaaatattaacttttatatatgcaattatgatatagcataatatgaattaatatatacaatatagacattttttttaatcatattaaatccaTATGAatactcaattatatatattataatttatgaaaaaaatgttatctggcccttttcatattaatgggaGTACCCATTTGAAGGCACATATTTGGATATCATCTcatgattaaacatacggatatagtacatatatttaattagtgttcaaattataaaaaaatgaatccaatataatacttatccctaacccgaatatgggttccacaacataaaaactatataaaaattatgtaaaaattattccccaatagacagtttcttaaaatatataaatcattattactattcctgacaTAGTCGCtatcttcgaatcatatattaattattcattttcttctttatattttttattttttctcttaaatattgtttttgagctcgtttccgaaatccaaataacgaatactaatataaaatgttaagaagcatACAGCTGTTCGTTaatgtttacatatatataatatttttttaattccttattatttaccttataagaaactcccaataaaattgaagctgcaacaaatataattgtaattgtaattagtgtattttttgttactgAACTTCGTGGACAGGCTATAAGTGATAAAACATTTCTACACCTAACACTACTATATTTACTTTCAAAAATTgcataatcatttgataaactaGACAATAGTTGAGAATAAGAAGTTCCTTCAGTAATACCATAAACATTATTAAGTTTTccaaatttttcaaaaaattctccagcattttctaaacattttttgcattgggaatttttttcattaagttcactatacatgttacataatgatttaaatgcatcataaaaattagacatatctttaatatccatattcataaaatcattttttttgtttataagtTCCTTATAACTCTTATAATCACCAGCATCATTTATATCCTCATTATacttatcattttcatttatatattgaacaaaaaaatcatttaaattgTTGATGTTGATGTTTTTATGTATCTTTTGATTTAATTTGTGacttaaccataaaatagcgTATTCAGCAAGTTTATCATTCTTTAAATGTTCCTTATCAACAATATTCTTAAATAAAGTTAGCAATGTTATAAAAGCACAGCTAAGTATTTGTTCATTACTATCAGAGTTTTGATTAGGACAATTAGCTTTGAACATagcattaaaattatattttcctgGGGTATTCGAACCATTGTAAAGGTAATTATCGATCACATTAATTACATTACactacgaatatattttacgaattaaacataaaaatgtattaatataatttatatgaataCAACATCCTAATAATATAAGGAAAAGGATATATACCACATTAGAagacattataatgaaattctgTTATAATTTGGAGATTATACGGGgtgatgttatttatatatattgcatagaatatatgttatatttactcaatatatttacatagcaattatctttcgttagacatattattcttaattttaacttcatataaaataataatatattaatattactaaaatattatacttattttatggcAATTaactaaattaccttaaatagagggttgcttaatacattttatacaaaaaatactattcttactaacatttgatataactttattataaaaattaatatacttttataatgaatttaaaaaatatatacatatgctttaatatagaacatGAACAACGtcataaaacttaaatactccacaaatataaaaaattaagaaagttattattattagaatccTTAAAGgcatataaatagtaattttttaaatatattaaatttgtatatacttgtttcttataatatataatatagttttttctaaaataatagcattttcaaatttagCTACATGCTCCATTTtctatacaattatataaatttatattatttgtatttaatatagataaattaaaaaataattttaatgcgttaaataactttatttttattcctacatatCCCAATTAAGAAGTATTATCtgttgggtaattttattatatattttcccatcttttccattcgttaaaacaacaattagcactgaaccagtatttataagcttaaataagtctttaaatgaatattgttttaaaaatcatacttattatatattaaatatataacacataaataCCTACTGatgaaattttaaagtataatagaaaattatttttaattaggttgttatattgccctttaagaggagagagataagatatatttgcttttttaatatataaatttagataagtATTTGCTAAATATTATGTATTGTTCATTcatatcttatatattatattgctatagttatcaatgtatatacattcaaataatttattaaaaattctatgttttattaattctatgataaaacaatgctaattttgattataaaatgatgattcattaaacaatgataatataatatggaataataaaatggaatTAAACATGAATTGAGGCTTTACCCTTTCCTCTATTTATCcagttttttataatataaaaccaaatatcccaaattgaatctttaacaaatatataaaaattatgcctttataatgtattattatttgtcttttcgataatattaatgtttaattatatgaaggtttcacaatataacaatatttcaatattatttattggtattttactaaattatatgtataatcatataataattacgcattttatttatcatattatttataattattagaacaaaatatgacatgaaattttattcatatacttatattttttcaattaaatacttataatataattatttataccaCAAAGTTATAAAGcttaaaattaatagtgattgatctaatattatacctttatagtaaataaattaaaatatatataactatttcgattatttgaatttaaaacattagcataaaatgatactatatataataaaaaattaaaagaattgtatacacatatataatgtaattttttattgtattattaaaaatattagatgcataaaatgccttttatagataacgttgtattgtcgaCTCCCGATCGATATcccatgcatctatattttatgaatatatattattaaagttCAGTTTGATaatatgatttaaattaaaacaaatatgatacaaattataagttttactaaataaaatgtttcatcaaataaaaaaatatattatgatatgcataattcaatataactcTGGGTTATCAAGacttatataatagacaattatgatatagcataatatgaattaatatatagccaatatcaatattaaaatttaattatatatattataacttatgaaaaaatgttatgtggctttttatattaatggCAGTGCCccttttggttgcatatttaggCATCATTTcgagattaaacatacgggatgatacatatatttaattaattttaaaattatacaaaactaaatgcaatataatgTTTAACCCTAACCCAACATGggtcccacaacataaaaactatataaaaattatgacaaaaaaatacttatttccaaatagacagtttcttaaaatttattaattattattactattcctgaaatattCACTACTCTTCAAATCATAAATTAATGATCCATTTTcttccttatttttttagcttttttcttaaatgttgtttttgaaatcgtttccgaaatccgaataacgaatactaatataaaaattaaaaaaaatatataatttacttatattcataaattatttggtgttgaatatatttttagttgatttattatttaccttatatgcaattcctaataaaattaatgttgcaacaaatataaatggaattgaaattaatttatttaatatcgATGAACTTGGTGATCCTGAATCAGAATCTGATACTTTATCTTTCGAACTAGATACATCAGTTTCGGATTTTGATTCTGGTATTCCACTCAAGGAGACATCTTGTGTTTCTATAGAATTTAATACAGAAATTTGTGGAGTTTTTTCCGTTATAAGTTTTGGAAGTGTATTTCCTATATTAGAACTAACATAACTATttctaaaataattataatcatttgataatgtagTCAATATTTGATAATATGAACTTCCTTCaacattattatcattatcattaaaaagttttttatattcatcaGCAAATTTATTagcattttctaaatatgtaTTGGCCATGCTTTTTTTATCAAcattaatatgcatattgcataagattttaaataaaccataaaatttagacataagtttaatatcaatatccataaatttattttttttatttataagatcAATATAACTTGTATACCCAGTAACATTATCTATAGACTTTTTATACTCCTCGACATTTTTTATGTGTCTACTATAAAATTCGTTAAATTTGGTGATTCCATCTTGTGGTTTTTGATTTAACTTATAACTTATCCATGTCATAATGTATGTAACAATATTCATATTTCCATTTGCATTATTCGAAAAATTATATGGACTTTCataaaattgtttaaatAACCATAAACATCCAGCCTTAATCTTATCTATATCATTTTCACATTTTCTATTAGGGCAGTAACTATTGAGCGATCCACCTTTAAAATCATATTCTCCAGAATTCTTCAATTCATCGGGAAAAACCCTCCACATAGTATCAAACTGATCACACTAAGAaaccattttaaaaaatcatataaaaatatctaTTAAAATGAacttattattaatttatagataataaaatatcaaaattgtGTAATaacaaacatttttattcaagAAATTGTATGTACCATTTTACTAGTCAACATAttggaaaattatttttgaactataaattaagtacatcatattaatttaatatatactgCATCAAAATAGGGACGTAAAATTGGATTCTCTATATAACAATTATCTGTAGTTAatcacattttatttttaatgttaatttaaaattaatgtaaagtaataatacaatagtaACATCATAgtaagtttatatatatttatgaaaattagCTAAACTGCCTTAAATTGGAGATATCTAATACattttagtaatatttataacataatttataCTTAAATTTAtgattaataataatatccattataattttattataataatttaaggAAATTTGAATGAGTTTAAAATACATCCACTTATATTTGTctcaatatagaaaaatacaaatttgttTCTCAtgctttaacaaatatatttatatccatGAGCCtgtaaatatgtaaaaattaataaatctattattactataatccttaaaagtatataaatagtcatttaataagataaattaaatttttatatacttgtttcttataatatataatatagttttttctaaaattatagaattttcaaattaagttatgtTACTTATAtctctatgcaaattatataaatttatattgtttttaatgaatgtatataaattcataattcattttaatgatttctataactttatttttattcctatatacttaaatttagaaatattctttattgagtaattttataatacactttgcatatttttccactgttaaaacgacaattagcgctgaacccgtatttatgAGCTTAAATAAGCCTTTGAATGcagattattttttaaatagcaAATAGTAAAtgttaaatattaacatataaataaatattgatgcaaattttaaagtataatagaaaaatatgtttaattaggttgttatattaccCTTTAAGAAGAGaaagataatatatatctgctcttttaatatttaaatttatataaatattcgttAAATGTTCAgaattgttcatttttaccttatatattttattattatagttatcaatgtatatacattcaaataatttattaaaaattatatactttattaattctatgataaAACAATGCTGTTTGTTATTAAAGATGgttcattaaataattataatataatatgcgttcatatgaaataataaaatgaaatttaaCATTAAATGATCCTTTAACCTTTTCTCCATTGATTcagttttttataatataaaaccacatatTCCGAATTGATctttaacaataatataaaattgatatctttataatgcattattatatgtcattgattttttatttcaataaCACAACTTTTAATTATAGGAAATATccacttttatattttttttactgaatatgcataaaaaacaattatattttgcaaCGTATGATAGAGACGTAAAGGGTCactgtttatattttttaaaaatattattatgaattttttcaataataaattattttataaaatatattttttttattcattcattatattattaattattttattcttataattttagagaaatattataatggaaataaaatgaattgaTTAAACAACATCGTTTTATATAGATTattaaaatacatatatttatattataatattacacatatatattttttgatgatACTTATGAGTTTATTTACCTATAATAATAAACGAATTTActtatttgttatttttaatatttatattgaattttaAAGTCAGAATCATAAACATCTGAGCTTTGgttatttaacaaaaaatataagacattaattaaatttataattctaAAGAATTGTGATTtctttataaacaaaaaaaattaaaaaaaaataaattaataaatgatacAGAATAGGCCTGCATAAGTTGGTACATATTTAACTATGGAGATTTTTCCACATAAACGGAATTTATTGATTTTTTAGtctgttttttttgattagatgaatttataattatttgcattttattttttttcatcagtTGAGTTTATAACCTctttcatgtttttttttcttcaattcCTTTCTCCATCCAAATGGCAAatactaaaataaaaatagtaaaaatatataatatttgatagtgaagaaatattttaaaaattgtatacttCATAactttctttttatttaccttgtacataattcataaaataatgtgtgtaaaataaatataccttTAACGTAACTTCTTTcccttatatatatttcctcCAAATACCattttatacttttatttCATTCAAATCCATTCCTATATCACTTACTTcatttatcattttgttcAGTTGTCACTGAGGGAGgaaatcataataattattttcttccaATTCCCTCTCTCCTTAATTTCTCATATTAAATGctgtaattatttaaatcaacCTTTTCTTCTAGGACCAAATCGGTGCTTTGGAATCATCTTTTTATATCGATTCCAATATTCGATAAATTCCCCCATAAACCAATAACCccaaattaacaataaaatacaaaaagactTAGTTAAACACATTTACCATTAagttatattaacaaaaaatcaAATTCTTATTTgccaaaatatattattttattcgtTCATTTTCATAGTCATCTTCAtccttattttttctcttacaTATTTAGACCTAATATGAATCTTAATAATTCTAACCTATCCtacacatatttttaatattttatttcctatatatatttaaaacaattctttaaactaataaatgttatcaaattataaaaaaatattcaaaattaaatgcaatatgACACTTAACcctgacccacaacataaaaattgtttaaaaattatacaaaaacagtataaaaatgttataaatatatatatataacaatatatatattgattatattattcaattattattatagacccaataattcaaaaattatggtaaaaaaatatttattttaaaatagacaatttcttaacatatatcaatcattattactattcctgagaTAGCCATTACTCTTCAAatcttatattaattatccattttcttatttattttgttagcttttctcttaaatgttgtttttgagaccgtttccgaaatccaaataacgaatactaatataaaaatggtaaacatattatatattttttgataatcgCATATAAGCAATCAcgaaaataatttacaaattccttattatttaccttataaaaaattcccAAGAATATTGGTATTGCAACAattatcgataaaactggaattaatttgtttgttatcgacgaacttgatgatgtaacTCCAGAATTGTGTACATGATGATGTGCAGAACTTTGTACACTATTTTCTTTTACTTTTATCGGTGAAAGGGGTTGAATATCGCTACAATCAACACCATTATCATcacaataatttttaaaattatgataatcatttgataatgtagacaatacTTGATAATAGGGACTATCTTTAGTAATATTAGGATGTTTGTTAAGTTCATCATATGTTTTAACAAATTCTTTAGCATTTTCTAAACATTTCTCACATTTTGACTCTCCTGCATGAAGTTCAGtatacatgttacataatgatttaaatgcatcataaaatttagacagatactcaaaattaatattcaacaattccttttttatatctatgatttccttataatttgtatattctgttattatttttaatgaattaCCACAATCTGCACCATCATTATCACACTTAATATAATATCTATTATTCTGTATATATTTAGTATAAAAGTCATTAAAATCGTTGATCCCTTCATACTTCTTTTGATTTAGCATATAAATTaaccatataataatgtattcAGCCATGTTgatactatttttatttttcaaaagcAATTGATCAAACAACCATAGACAAGCACCATTTATCTTATCGAGATCATTCTTACATCCTGTTCCATCTGATTCTCCATTAGAGCAATATTTCTTAATGTTCCCTAATTTATGAATATCATTAGTTGCATGTTTGCTTAAGTCATCGGGTAAATAGTTTCTCAATGTATTAAACCTTCgacactaagaaaacatttaaaaaatatatgttaatgaaactgttataaaatcaaatttaataaaatttataaataatataacatcgaaaaatataaggaaaagaaaattttattaaaaaaatttatataccaGGGTATAATCcattgtaattttattttgtttataatatgtagattatgtaacatattattttatattttttacgcttaataaatgacaaaataattgaactataatataaaactatctGTAATTGATCatgttattatcatttttaatattaatttaaagataatatagaacaatatataatttattgtaGTTAGATAATTGCCTTATTTGGGGGGAgtttaatacatttattaccatatgtatatataatacaattttacaTAAATTGTTTTCCTTAATAACACGCATATgaacattattataaaaattaaagcaaCATtgtaaggaattaaaaatatatcgtcttatacatattttttaatttaaaaaataaacaacgtCATATAtgttgttttaataaatggtaccccaaaactaatatactgaaaaaatcgaaacaaaTAAGAAACCCATTATTACCATAAtacttaaaagtatataaatagttatttaataaaatagattaattttttatatacttgtttcttataacatataatacagaattttctaaaattataacatttacaaaataagttgcattgttcacttttttaattgcatatacatgattttaatattatttttatttaatatatatcaattccaattatatttaacattttcaataactttatttttatttccatataTTCAATTTAGAAGTATACCTTATtgagtaattttataatatattttacgtaTCGTTTCCACGGTTTataacaattagcactgaacccatacttattattctatttataagtttaaataagtctttaaatgaatattgttttaaaaatcatacttagtaaatactaattatataaagcataaataagtattgatgcaaattttaaagtataatataaaactatgtttaattatgttgttatattaccctttaagaggagagagataagatatatttgctcTTCTAATAtgtaaatttagataaacaTTTGCTAAATGTTCtacatatttcatttttatcctGTATATTCTACTGTtgtagttatcaatgtatatacattcaaataatttattaaaattctatattttattaattctatgataaaacaattataatataatacgagttagtatggaataataaaatgacatttaacacgaattgagtctttaaagttttctttatttatccagttttttataatataaaactacaaattcaaattgtatatttaacaaaatatataaattgatacctttataatgggTTATTgtgtgtcttttcgataaaattaatatttaattatatgaagtttccacaataaaataatatttcaatattaattattagtattttattagattatatgcataagcatataataataacattaaatttacATACCAAGTTttttataagtattataaaaaatataacataaaattttattatatacttacattttattttttaactatttaaatatatgttttcaatttatatatacctcaaaactataaatcttaaaaattaatagtgattaatctaatagtatacctttatagtaaataaattaatgtatatattaatatctctattatttaaattaaaaacattagcataaaattatattataataatcgaaaattaaaaggatagtattcatatatatataatgtaattatttattaatatgtatatttttattgtattactaaaaatgttagatgcataaaatgacttttatagataacgttgtattgtcgaCTATCGATCGACATTTTATGagtctatattttatgaatatgtattattgcagttcagttggataacacgatttaaatcaaaataaatatgatacaagttataagttttactaaataaaattttcatcaaataaaaaaacatattatgatatgcataattcaacaTAGCTCTGGGTTATCAAggcttatataataggtaattatgatatatataatgtgaattcatatataatcaatatctatattaatatatgcaatataaacattttattttaatcatattaaatcggcatgaacacataattgtatatattatactttatgagAAATATGGTATTGGGCCCTTTCATATTAGATTATTCTCCTTTTGTTTGCATATTTTGACTTTTGAACTTCATcttgtgattaaacatacggaaatggtacatatattaaattagtgtttaaattataaaaaaataaagatgtaatacttagccctaacccgaatatgggttacATAAACACAACCCTGaccccacaacataaaaactatataaaaattattcctcaatagacagtttcttattGTATAccaatcattattattattcctgaaataatcattactcttcgaatcatatattattgattcattttcttctttatattttttattttttctcttatttgttgttttttaaatcgtttccgaaacccaaataacgaatactaatataaaaacggtaaacgaattattttttgttatcgtttgcatatatataatgaaaataatttttcaagtccttattatttaccttgtaagaaattcctaaaagaaatgctattgcaccaaatatcgataaaactgtaaataatttgtttgctACCGatgaacttgatgatgtatCTTCAGAACTTTGTAGAATTTGTTGTGCAGAAGTTTGTATTTCTTCTATCGTTGGGAGAGGTGAAGATTTGAAATATTgactattattatatttatttataaaattatcataatcttTTGATAAAGTATACAATAGTTGTTTATAGGAATTATTACTAGTAATAACAGAATTTTCATTCAtttcttcatattttttagcaAACTTTTTGGCATTTTCCGAACAGTTTACGCAATATTGTGAGTTATCATCAAATTCAGCATGCAtttcacataataatttaaatgcttcataaaaattagatataatttttttatccatatccaccaaatattttttttgatctataagatccttataacTAGTATACCCATCAACACCtattatagaatttttatacttttcATGATTCAATATATACattctataaaaatattgtggATTGGTCTCATCTCCTACTTGTTGctttaggtttaacatataacttaaccatgtcaaaatgtaatcaacaatattgatgtTACTATTTGCAACAGTCTTAAACAATTCAGAACTCCCAAAGAAATGattaaaaagatataaacatccaccattaattttttcgagATCAGTATTACAGTCGTTACTACtacaataattatttaaaaaattttctgTTTTAAATTGATACTTTCCATCATTGGTCAATGTATCGGGAAAAAACTCCAATATACTCATAAACTtttcacactaagaaaacattttaaaacaattattagaaatgtatattattgaacattttattaaaataaagtttaatgatatttatatgtaatacaatataaaaaatacatataccACTGtcttattcattataatggaatcttatttttaatttctaaATCGAATAAAATAAtcctattttatatacactccccccaatatgtgacgcaaatactttggccctatatataacaactgtctgtagttaaatatattataagtttttcaataattaaattaatatagaataataaaataatattattactaaaggaacgttttatttctttttgtgacaattatttaaattaccttaaatagagggttgcttaatacattttagttaaatataaatacgatgcattttataaaaaaaatgctattcttactaacatatGGTAAAACtatgttataaaaattaatatactttataaataatt
The Plasmodium yoelii strain 17X genome assembly, chromosome: 4 genome window above contains:
- a CDS encoding PIR protein encodes the protein MSSNVCNVINVIDNYLYNGSNTPGKYNFNAMFKANCPNQNSDSNEQILSCAFITLLTLFKNIVDKEHLKNDKLAEYAILWLSHKLNQKIHKNININNLNDFFVQYINENDKYNEDINDAGDYKSYKELINKKNDFMNMDIKDMSNFYDAFKSLCNMYSELNEKNSQCKKCLENAGEFFEKFGKLNNVYGITEGTSYSQLLSSLSNDYAIFESKYSSVRCRNVLSLIACPRSSVTKNTLITITIIFVAASILLGVSYKYSLFGFRKRAQKQYLREKIKNIKKKMNN
- a CDS encoding PIR protein gives rise to the protein MLTSKMCDQFDTMWRVFPDELKNSGEYDFKGGSLNSYCPNRKCENDIDKIKAGCLWLFKQFYESPYNFSNNANGNMNIVTYIMTWISYKLNQKPQDGITKFNEFYSRHIKNVEEYKKSIDNVTGYTSYIDLINKKNKFMDIDIKLMSKFYGLFKILCNMHINVDKKSMANTYLENANKFADEYKKLFNDNDNNVEGSSYYQILTTLSNDYNYFRNSYVSSNIGNTLPKLITEKTPQISVLNSIETQDVSLSGIPESKSETDVSSSKDKVSDSDSGSPSSSILNKLISIPFIFVATLILLGIAYKYSLFGFRKRFQKQHLRKKLKK
- a CDS encoding PIR protein produces the protein MDYTLCRRFNTLRNYLPDDLSKHATNDIHKLGNIKKYCSNGESDGTGCKNDLDKINGACLWLFDQLLLKNKNSINMAEYIIIWLIYMLNQKKYEGINDFNDFYTKYIQNNRYYIKCDNDGADCGNSLKIITEYTNYKEIIDIKKELLNINFEYLSKFYDAFKSLCNMYTELHAGESKCEKCLENAKEFVKTYDELNKHPNITKDSPYYQVLSTLSNDYHNFKNYCDDNGVDCSDIQPLSPIKVKENSVQSSAHHHVHNSGVTSSSSSITNKLIPVLSIIVAIPIFLGIFYKYSLFGFRKRSQKQHLREKLTK
- a CDS encoding PIR protein, whose amino-acid sequence is MNKTVCEKFMSILEFFPDTLTNDGKYQFKTENFLNNYCSSNDCNTDLEKINGGCLYLFNHFFGSSELFKTVANSNINIVDYILTWLSYMLNLKQQVGDETNPQYFYRMYILNHEKYKNSIIGVDGYTSYKDLIDQKKYLVDMDKKIISNFYEAFKLLCEMHAEFDDNSQYCVNCSENAKKFAKKYEEMNENSVITSNNSYKQLLYTLSKDYDNFINKYNNSQYFKSSPLPTIEEIQTSAQQILQSSEDTSSSSSVANKLFTVLSIFGAIAFLLGISYKYSLFGFRKRFKKQQIREKIKNIKKKMNQ